In the bacterium genome, CCCGCGACCGTCACGTGGCTTCGTTTCTCGGTGTCGTGCCCGCAGTGAATCCGCGACTGGTCGTAGTCGTCGTTCTGGATGAGCCTGTGGGCGCGTATTCGGGTGGCGAGGTCGCCGCTCCCGTCTTCAGGGAATTCGCCGGAAGTGCGGTCCGGCAACTGGGAATCCCGGTCGGGGGCGCAGAGTGAGCAAGAACTTCGCGAATCTTCTGGATGCGTCGGACGCCCAGATTCGCTCGGGCGCGGACACCCAGATCCTCGACATCTGTTACGACTCGCGACAGGCGCGAACCGGATCCCTATTCGTGGCCTTGCGGGGCGAGACCAGCGACGGCCATCAGTTCATCGAACAGGCGCTTTCTTCTGGCGCGGTCGCCCTGCTGGTTGAAGAAGCACCTGCTGAACTGCCACCCGAGGTCGCCTGGGCCACGGTACCCGACACGCGCGCCGCCCTTCCCGGCCTGGCCGAACGTTTCTTCGATCATCCCGCCCGCTCGCTCACGCTAGTCGGTGTAACCGGGACGAACGGCAAGACCAGCACGGCCCGCATGATCGAGTCGGTGCTCAATACATCGGGTCGGCGAGCCGGAAGCATGGGCACCATCTCTGTACGTTATCCCGGTTGCGAAACGATGGCCCAGCTCACCACACCCGAATCACTCGACCTGCAGCGTACGTTCGCAGATATGCGGGCGGCGGGTGTGGAAATCGTGGCCCTCGAGGTGTCTTCGCACAGCCTGGCGCAGGGACGCGTGCGAGGTCTGCGTTTCGAGGTCGGGGTATACACACACCTTTCTCAAGACCATCTGGACTTTCACGGGGATATGGAATCCTACGCGGATGCGAAGGCCTTGCTATTCACGCCCGAGTACCTGGCCGGAACCGCCGTACTCAATGCTGCCGACCCGCACTCGATGCGCTTCGCCGAACTCGCGCAGACAGCGGGTCGGCCCGTCATCTCCTTCGCACGCGAGGGACAGACAAAGACGGATATCCAGACGACCCGAGAAGAGGTCAAACTGGACGGCTCGCGCGTACGCCTGCAGACCCCCGAAGGCGAACGCGAACTCGTTCTTCCGCTTCCCGGCGATTTCCAGATCGACAATGCACTGGCCGCAGCCTGCGCGACACGCGCGCTGGGCCTGTCCTGGGACGAGATCGAAGCGGGGATCGCCGCCTGCCCGCCCGTTCCGGGTCGCCTGGAACGCGTCGCGAACTGCCGCCCCGTCGTGCTGGTCGACTACGCACACACACCCGATGCCCTCGACAACGTACTTTCTCGCATCCGTCCGCTGCTTGAGGACCGCTTGATCACGGTTTTTGGATGTGGCGGCGATCGGGATCGCAGCAAGCGAGTGATCATGGCGCGAGCCGCGTGTGCGAGCAGCCACTACGTGATCGCGACCAGCGACAATCCGCGCACCGAAGACCCCGATGCAATCCTGCGCGATGTTGCTGAAGGTCTTTCGGGCCCCCACGTGGTGATCCGCGATCGCCGCGACGCGATCCGCCGCGCGATCGGTCTGGCCCGTGACCAGGACGTGGTGGTGATCGCCGGAAAGGGTCACGAGGACTATCAGATCCTCGGCACCGAAAAGGTTCCCTTCGATGATCGCGTCGAAGCGCGACGCGCGCTGCGCGAGCGGGGCAGCTTGAAGTGAGTTTCACGCTGGGCGGGCTTGCGGGTTACTGCGGTGGACGACTGAGCGGCGACGCGTCCCTGTCCATCACGGAAATCTCGACCGATACGCGCTCGATTGCACCTGGAAGCCTGTTCGTGGCGATTGTGGGCGAGAACTTCGACGGACACGAGTTCGCGAACGACGCGATTGCGAACGGCGCCGCCGCGGTCCTGATCTCGCGCGAGGTACCGGGTCTATCCGCTCCATCGATCCGCGTGGACGACAGCATTGCGGCGCTGGGTGAACTCGCTCGTGGACAGCGCGAGCGTTTCGAGATCCCGGTGGTCGGAATCACCGGATCCAACGGCAAGACCACCACAAGGGAGCTTTGCTGCGCAATCCTCGGTGCCGCCGGAGTTCGCACACACGCGACGCTTGGAAACCTGAACAACCATATCGGCCTGCCCCTGACGGTCTTGCAACTCGACGAGCGCGCTCAGGTGATGGTGGTCGAGATGGGCATGAATCACCCCGGTGAGATCGAGCACCTTGCGCGCATCGCATCACCGACCGTCGGTGCAATCACGAATGTGGCACCGGCCCACTTGGGTCCGCTCGGCTCGATCGAGGCGATCGCTCAGGCGAAAGGCGAGTTGTTCGAGTGCATCCGGCCCGAGGGCACCGCGATCATCAATATCGACAATCCGCTCATCATCGAACAAGCTTCGCGCTTCAAGGGCGAGCACATCCGCTTCGGATGCAGCGCCGATGCGGACTTCCGCGGCCTGCCCGAAATGCCGCATGAAGGTCGGGCCGTATTCGAACTCGTCACAGCCCTGGGTCGTTGCCGGATTCAACTGGGCGCTCCGGGCCTCCACCTGATCGAAAACTCTCTGTGCGCTGCGGCCGCTGCGTTTGCCACCGGTCTGCTCACGGATGATCCACTTGGCGCCATCCAGAATGGTCTCGAGAGCTTCTCGGCCGTGTCCGGGCGTTTGAATGTGAAGCCGGCGGCCGGGGGGCTGGTCTTGATCGACGACAGCTACAACTCCAACCCGCACTCCGTGCGCGCCGCCCTTGCGACGCTCACGCAGATGCGCGCCGGGGCACATACGATCGCAGTTCTCGGCGACATGCTGGAACTCGGGCCGCGGGAAGCCGAAATCCATGAGGAAATCGGGCGGGTCGTTGCCGAACAACCGGTAGATGCACTGGTCGCGGTGGGCGAGCTTTCGCAGAATACGTGGCAGGCCGCACGCGATGCCGGACTGTCGCAAGTGCATCACGTGATGCTGGCCGAAGACGCGGTCAGCTGCGTCCGCGAACTGGCGAACTCTGGCGATATCGTGCTCATCAAGGGTTCACGCGGCATGCACATGGAACGAGCGGTCAATGCGCTCGTTGAAGGAACCTGATGCTCTACCACCTGCTGTACGAACTGCTTTCCGATGAAATCGGCGCATTCAACGTCTTCCGCTATCTGACCTTTCGCTCGGTCGGTGCCGCCCTGACCGCACTCCTGATCGCCTTCATCGTCGGTCCTGCGCTGATCCGCATGCTCGAGAACCGCCAGGTCGGCCAGACGATTCGCGAAGACACCCCCGATCGGCACCAGGAGAAGAGCGGCACCCCCACGATGGGCGGGACCTTGATCCTGCTCGCCGTGATCGCGAGCACGCTGCTCTGGGCCGAGTGGACCAACGTCTATATGTGGATCGTGGTGGGGGTCACACTGGGCTGCGGTGCGATCGGTTTCGCCGACGACTACCTCAAAGCCGTTCGCAAGAACCCCGATGGCATCTCCGCGCGCACGAAGTTCCTGTCCCAGACCGTCGTCGCCACGGTCGCGGTGGGCGCGCTGTATTTGTGGACGGGCTTCGACTCCGAGGTTTCTCTTCCGCTGTTCAAGGACTTCCACCCGTCACTCGGCGTGCTCTATCTTCCGCTTGCCGTCATCTTCGTCGTTGGATTCTCCAATGCGGTCAACCTGACAGACGGTCTCGACGGACTCGCGATTGGCCCCACCATGATCAGCGCCGCGGTGATCGGCGGCTACGCCTACGTAGTGGGCAATAGTGTGATTTCCGAGTACCTCGAACTGAAGTACGTGCCCGCAGTCGGAACTCTGGCAATCTTCTGCACGTCCCTGATTGGCGCGGGGCTGGGTTTTCTCTGGTTCAACACCTACCCGGCCTCGGTCTTCATGGGAGACACGGGCTCGCTCGCACTCGGGGGCGCGCTCTCGATGGTCGCCGTCATCATCCGCCAGGAAGTCGTTCTCGTGATCGCGGGCGGTCTGTTCATCGTCGAGATGTTCTCGGTCATCGTTCAGGTGGCTTCGTTCAAACTCACGGGAAATCGCGTCTTCCGAATGGCGCCTATCCATCACCACTACGAACTCCGGGGTTGGCCGGAGCCACAGATCATCGTGCGCTTCTGGATCATCTCCGTGATCCTCGGGCTGATCGCGATTTCGCTGCTGAAACTGCGTTGAACTACCTGGGACAGAAGATCCTGGTGCTCGGCACCGGGCGCTCTGGACGCGCCGCTGCGGCGTTGCTCCTCGACCGGGAAGCTCAGGTCTTCGCCTACGACAAGAATGAAGCAGCCCAGGCCGATCTGGACCCGCGTATCGAACGTCTGCGCGAAATCCCCGCGAACTTCGACGACTTCGACAAGGTGGTGGCCAGTCCCGGATTTCCGGTCGAGCCGGGGCCCAAGGTTCTGCCGGAAATCGATCTGGCCGCAATCCACATCGAAGCGCCGATCGTGGGCGTCACGGGCACCAACGGCAAGAGCACGGTGACCGTCTTGATCGGACGCATGTTGGAGCAGAGCGGCCTGCGCACCGCAGTCGGCGGAAATCTGGGCGTTGCGCTGTGCGAACTCGTGGCGCTGAAGGCGGAGCGTGTGGTGTCGGAACTCTCCAGCTTTCAACTGGAGCACGCGCAGCGACTGCACGCCCGTGTCGCGGTGCTCCTGAACCTGTCCCCGGACCATCTCGATCGCCACGGCAGCATGGAGAGCTACGGAACCGCAAAAGAGCGCCTGGCCGAACTCCAACAGCCCGATGACGTGCTGGTATTCAACCTGGACGATGCCTGGGCGCGCGCCGTGGGCGAGCGCGCACGCACGCGCACGCGGGCTTTCTCGACCCGGAGCTTGCTGGAGTCCGGCGCTTTCGTCGACGGAGACCAGATGGTGCTCGCGCGCGACGGCGAAGTCCTGTTACGCATTCCGATCTCCGAGCTTTCCCACGCCTGTCGTTCGCCGTTGGCCAACGCGCTGGCCGCGGCGAGCGCCGCCGAAGCCGCGGGTGCAACCGCTGAAGCGATCCGCAAACAGCTCACGGAATTCGAAGGCCTGCCGCATCGAAGTCAGGAAGTCTGCGTGAGTCGAGGCGTGCGCTACGTAGACGATTCAAAAGCCACCAACCCCGCAGCTGCGGCCGCCAGCGTATCCGCCTGTGAAGCGCCGGTCATCTGGATCGCGGGCGGACGCAACAAGGGCCTGGATTTCGCACCCCTGGGCGAGGTCGCCGGTGACGTGATCGCGCTGATCACCTACGGAGAGTCGGCAGAGGATCTCGCAGTGGCCGGAGCGCAGGCGCCCGAAGTGGTGCGCTCGCAGACACTGGCAGAAGCCGTCGAGCAGGCCGTGCGCCGGGCGCGCCCGGGCTACACGGTCCTGCTCTCGCCCGCGTGTTCGAGCTTCGATCAGTTCGACAGCTTCGAGGCCCGTGGACGAGCCTTCGCCAGACTCGTGAACGAGTCCGGGGAAACTCCAGGAGGCGGCGCATGTTGAGCAGGTTGGGCGCACCCCAACTACTCTGGTCGACCACGGTGTTGATGGGCATCGGGATCGTCATGGTCTACAGCTCCAGCGCAGCTCGTTCCGAATTCATCTTCGGCACGGCCTGGGTTTACTGGCTGCGTCAATCGATGGCGCTCGCCGTAGGCGGCGCCGCGCTGTACGCACTGATTCGCGTGCCAACCCGGCGGATTTCAGGTCTCGCCTACGCCATCTGGGCGATCTCCGTCCTGGGCCTCCTGACGACTCTTTCCCCACTGGGCGTCTCCGCAAATGGCGCCTCGCGCTGGGTTCAGATCGGACCGATCGTATTCCAGCCGCTGGAACCCGCAAAGATCGGAGTCATTCTCGCGCTCGCGCGCTGGCTGTCCTCGCATCAAGACCGGCTCGCGGACTTCCGGGTCACCGTGCTCGTGCCCGCGCTGCTGGCCGGCGTGCCATGCGCCCTGCTCCTGATGCAGCCCGATTTCGGCGGTGTGCTGCTGATCGGCCTCTTCACCGCGGTGATGGTATTCGCCGGTGGCGCGCGACTCGATCACCTGCTCGCAACCGCCTTGATCTCGCTACCGCCGCTTTTCACGCTCGCGGTGCTGCGCGAGTACCGCTTGGATCGACTCCGGACCTTCATGGACCCGTGGGCGGATCCACTTGGCAACGGCTATCAGCTGGTGCAATCGCAGATCGCGTTCGGTGCGGGCGGAATCACCGGAGTGGGCCTGGGCGCTGGCCAGCAAAAGCTCTTCTTCCTGCCCGAAGCCCACACCGACTTCATCTTGTCGGTCATCGGAGAAGAGGTCGGATTGGTCGGTGTGCTGTGCGTGCTGATCTGTTTTGCGCTGCTCGCGCTGGCTTCACTAGGCATCGCAGCGACGGCTAAGTCCACTTTCGGCACACTGCTCGCCGTGGGGGTCAGCTGCCTCCTATGGCTTCAGGCGATGGTCAACGCTGCGGTTGCGATGGGTGCGCTACCCACCACTGGCACGACACTTCCTTTCCTGTCCTATGGACGGACATCGCTCGTGGTGTCGCTGGTTGCGATCGGCGCGCTGCTGAACATCGCGCGTCCGACGTCCGGGAGGTCGGGATGGCGCTGAGCGTGATCCTCGCCGGTGGAGGGACCGGCGGGCACATCTTTCCCGCGATTGCACTGGCGGACACGATTCGTCGGCGCAATCCCGACGCGAGTGTGGGCTTCATCGGCACACAGCGCGGACTCGAAACCCGGTACGTGCCGGCGGCCGGCTACCCGCTCTCCCTGGTGGCCAGCACGCAGATTCTGGGACGCAATCCGCTTCGCGCGGCACTCGGGCTACTGACCGTCGCTCGCGGAGTCTGGCAAGCGCGCTCGCTACTGCACGAGGCGAATGCGGATCTGGTGGTCGGTGTGGGCGGCTATGCATCCGTCCCAGCGGTCGCGGCAGCGCGCATGATGGGAATTCCAACCGCTTTGATCGAGCCTAACGCGCGGCCGGGACGTGCGAACCGGCTGCTCGGGCGCTTCGCGAAACGGGTTTTCGTGCAATTCGAAGATGCTGCCGCGTTCTTCCCGCCGGAATCCGTCAGCCTCACGGGATTTCCCACGCGCATCGGGCCCGAGCTCCGGGAAACAGGTCGGGAATCCGATGACAAAGGAGAAGACTCCCTCTGCCTCCTGACCGTCGGCGGCAGCCAGGGTGCGCGCTCCCTGAATCGGGCCATGTGCAGCGCGCTCCCACGCCTAAGAGAATTCGACGAACTCTCGATCGTTCACCAGACGGGACCGGCGGACCTCGACGAGGTCCGCGATGCGTATGCGGTGTCCGGGATCACAGCCGAGGTCGAAGCGTTCTTCGAGACTCTGCCCGAACATCTGATGTGCGCGGATCTGGTCGTTGCACGTTCGGGAGCTGCAACGGTCGCAGAGTTGTGCGTTGCGGGAGTTGCTTCAATTCTGGTCCCCTACCCCCACGCCGCGGACGACCATCAGATGGCCAATGCGCGGGAAGTGGAGCGCGTCGGTGGTTGCATCGTGATCCCCGATTCGGAATTGGGCGCGCGCCTCGCCGATGAGGTCGTTACTCTTCTCGGCGATAGCGATCGGAGACGACAGCTGGCAGCGGGCGCTGCGCGCCGCGGAAGTCCGGACGCCGCCGATCAGATCTGGGATTCCTGCGTCGCGTTGATCTCGGGGGGGGCGGCATGAGGGGAAGAGTCAAACGCGTTCACTTCGTCGGCATCGGCGGCGTGGGTATGTCCGGCATGGCCGAGATCCTGAAGACCAGTGGGTACGAGGTATCTGGATCGGACATGCGCGATAGCGCGGCCACGCGGCGCTTGATCGACCGTGGCATCCTCGTGACGATCGGCCACGATGCAAAGGTCGTCTCCGAAGCAGACGTGGTCGTCTACTCCTCCGCCATTCCGGCCCGCAATCCGGAGATCGAGGCCGCAGAAGCCCAGCACATCCCGGTCATCCCGCGCGCCGAGATGCTCGCGGAACTGATGCGGATGAAATACGCAGTCGCCGTGGGCGGCTCGCACGGCAAGACCACCACGACCTCACTCGTGGGCACCGTACTCGAAGCGGGGAACCTCGAACCGACCACGATCGTGGGCGGACGCGTCAAGAGCTTTGGCACCAACTCGCGCTTCGGAACAGGGGAAGTCCTGGTCGCGGAGGCGGACGAGAGCGACGGTTCGTTTCTGCGACTGGTCCCGACAGTGGTGGTAGTGACCAATATCGACCACGAGCACCTCGACCACTACGGCAGCTTCGAGAATCTGCTTTCCGCGTTCCGCGATTTTGCGAACCGCGTGCCGTTCTACGGTGCGAGCGTGCTGTGTCTGGACGATCCGAACGTGCAGACTCTTCTCCCGCAGATCATGCGCCGGACCTGGACTTACGGATTGTCCACACAGGCCGATGTCTGTGCCGATCGCATCGAGTCCGATGGCCTTTCCATGCGCTTTAGGGCGAGTGCGCGCGGTGTCGATCTGGGCGAAGCCTGTGTGCGCATGCCCGGCCTGCACAACGTGAACAACGCTCTGGCGGCCATCGCCGTGGGGCTCGAGTTCGACGTGGAGTTCGCGCGCATCGCCGAAGCTCTCGCTGAGTTTCGCGGTATCGAGCGTCGCTTCGAAGTACGCGGCGAGTGCAAAGGCGTCACGGTGATCGACGATTACGCCCACCACCCTGCCGAGATCCGCGCCACCCTGGCCGCGGCGCGCAGCCTGGACCGACGCATCGTGGTCGCCTTCCAGCCGCATCGCTATTCGCGCACTCGCGATACCTTCGACGACCTCGCGCGCTCCTTCCACGACGCCAGCGCATTGGTGCTGACCGAGATCTACGCTGCCGGAGAAGCAAAGCT is a window encoding:
- a CDS encoding UDP-N-acetylmuramoyl-L-alanyl-D-glutamate--2,6-diaminopimelate ligase, producing the protein MSKNFANLLDASDAQIRSGADTQILDICYDSRQARTGSLFVALRGETSDGHQFIEQALSSGAVALLVEEAPAELPPEVAWATVPDTRAALPGLAERFFDHPARSLTLVGVTGTNGKTSTARMIESVLNTSGRRAGSMGTISVRYPGCETMAQLTTPESLDLQRTFADMRAAGVEIVALEVSSHSLAQGRVRGLRFEVGVYTHLSQDHLDFHGDMESYADAKALLFTPEYLAGTAVLNAADPHSMRFAELAQTAGRPVISFAREGQTKTDIQTTREEVKLDGSRVRLQTPEGERELVLPLPGDFQIDNALAAACATRALGLSWDEIEAGIAACPPVPGRLERVANCRPVVLVDYAHTPDALDNVLSRIRPLLEDRLITVFGCGGDRDRSKRVIMARAACASSHYVIATSDNPRTEDPDAILRDVAEGLSGPHVVIRDRRDAIRRAIGLARDQDVVVIAGKGHEDYQILGTEKVPFDDRVEARRALRERGSLK
- a CDS encoding UDP-N-acetylmuramoyl-tripeptide--D-alanyl-D-alanine ligase; protein product: MSFTLGGLAGYCGGRLSGDASLSITEISTDTRSIAPGSLFVAIVGENFDGHEFANDAIANGAAAVLISREVPGLSAPSIRVDDSIAALGELARGQRERFEIPVVGITGSNGKTTTRELCCAILGAAGVRTHATLGNLNNHIGLPLTVLQLDERAQVMVVEMGMNHPGEIEHLARIASPTVGAITNVAPAHLGPLGSIEAIAQAKGELFECIRPEGTAIINIDNPLIIEQASRFKGEHIRFGCSADADFRGLPEMPHEGRAVFELVTALGRCRIQLGAPGLHLIENSLCAAAAAFATGLLTDDPLGAIQNGLESFSAVSGRLNVKPAAGGLVLIDDSYNSNPHSVRAALATLTQMRAGAHTIAVLGDMLELGPREAEIHEEIGRVVAEQPVDALVAVGELSQNTWQAARDAGLSQVHHVMLAEDAVSCVRELANSGDIVLIKGSRGMHMERAVNALVEGT
- a CDS encoding phospho-N-acetylmuramoyl-pentapeptide-transferase, producing the protein MLYHLLYELLSDEIGAFNVFRYLTFRSVGAALTALLIAFIVGPALIRMLENRQVGQTIREDTPDRHQEKSGTPTMGGTLILLAVIASTLLWAEWTNVYMWIVVGVTLGCGAIGFADDYLKAVRKNPDGISARTKFLSQTVVATVAVGALYLWTGFDSEVSLPLFKDFHPSLGVLYLPLAVIFVVGFSNAVNLTDGLDGLAIGPTMISAAVIGGYAYVVGNSVISEYLELKYVPAVGTLAIFCTSLIGAGLGFLWFNTYPASVFMGDTGSLALGGALSMVAVIIRQEVVLVIAGGLFIVEMFSVIVQVASFKLTGNRVFRMAPIHHHYELRGWPEPQIIVRFWIISVILGLIAISLLKLR
- the murD gene encoding UDP-N-acetylmuramoyl-L-alanine--D-glutamate ligase, producing the protein MNYLGQKILVLGTGRSGRAAAALLLDREAQVFAYDKNEAAQADLDPRIERLREIPANFDDFDKVVASPGFPVEPGPKVLPEIDLAAIHIEAPIVGVTGTNGKSTVTVLIGRMLEQSGLRTAVGGNLGVALCELVALKAERVVSELSSFQLEHAQRLHARVAVLLNLSPDHLDRHGSMESYGTAKERLAELQQPDDVLVFNLDDAWARAVGERARTRTRAFSTRSLLESGAFVDGDQMVLARDGEVLLRIPISELSHACRSPLANALAAASAAEAAGATAEAIRKQLTEFEGLPHRSQEVCVSRGVRYVDDSKATNPAAAAASVSACEAPVIWIAGGRNKGLDFAPLGEVAGDVIALITYGESAEDLAVAGAQAPEVVRSQTLAEAVEQAVRRARPGYTVLLSPACSSFDQFDSFEARGRAFARLVNESGETPGGGAC
- the ftsW gene encoding putative lipid II flippase FtsW, with amino-acid sequence MLSRLGAPQLLWSTTVLMGIGIVMVYSSSAARSEFIFGTAWVYWLRQSMALAVGGAALYALIRVPTRRISGLAYAIWAISVLGLLTTLSPLGVSANGASRWVQIGPIVFQPLEPAKIGVILALARWLSSHQDRLADFRVTVLVPALLAGVPCALLLMQPDFGGVLLIGLFTAVMVFAGGARLDHLLATALISLPPLFTLAVLREYRLDRLRTFMDPWADPLGNGYQLVQSQIAFGAGGITGVGLGAGQQKLFFLPEAHTDFILSVIGEEVGLVGVLCVLICFALLALASLGIAATAKSTFGTLLAVGVSCLLWLQAMVNAAVAMGALPTTGTTLPFLSYGRTSLVVSLVAIGALLNIARPTSGRSGWR
- the murG gene encoding undecaprenyldiphospho-muramoylpentapeptide beta-N-acetylglucosaminyltransferase, which produces MALSVILAGGGTGGHIFPAIALADTIRRRNPDASVGFIGTQRGLETRYVPAAGYPLSLVASTQILGRNPLRAALGLLTVARGVWQARSLLHEANADLVVGVGGYASVPAVAAARMMGIPTALIEPNARPGRANRLLGRFAKRVFVQFEDAAAFFPPESVSLTGFPTRIGPELRETGRESDDKGEDSLCLLTVGGSQGARSLNRAMCSALPRLREFDELSIVHQTGPADLDEVRDAYAVSGITAEVEAFFETLPEHLMCADLVVARSGAATVAELCVAGVASILVPYPHAADDHQMANAREVERVGGCIVIPDSELGARLADEVVTLLGDSDRRRQLAAGAARRGSPDAADQIWDSCVALISGGAA
- a CDS encoding UDP-N-acetylmuramate--L-alanine ligase, with the translated sequence MRGRVKRVHFVGIGGVGMSGMAEILKTSGYEVSGSDMRDSAATRRLIDRGILVTIGHDAKVVSEADVVVYSSAIPARNPEIEAAEAQHIPVIPRAEMLAELMRMKYAVAVGGSHGKTTTTSLVGTVLEAGNLEPTTIVGGRVKSFGTNSRFGTGEVLVAEADESDGSFLRLVPTVVVVTNIDHEHLDHYGSFENLLSAFRDFANRVPFYGASVLCLDDPNVQTLLPQIMRRTWTYGLSTQADVCADRIESDGLSMRFRASARGVDLGEACVRMPGLHNVNNALAAIAVGLEFDVEFARIAEALAEFRGIERRFEVRGECKGVTVIDDYAHHPAEIRATLAAARSLDRRIVVAFQPHRYSRTRDTFDDLARSFHDASALVLTEIYAAGEAKLPGISAHALSEAVRQCGHRSVEFAPEKAQLVSLLDEMTEPGDLLIFMGAGDIGRLADDFLQLEAEGSDD